One genomic region from Pseudorca crassidens isolate mPseCra1 chromosome 11, mPseCra1.hap1, whole genome shotgun sequence encodes:
- the SCO2 gene encoding protein SCO2 homolog, mitochondrial yields the protein MLLLAQAPKAWHRLFQLKPPALPRTPGGEAQHVRYRLLSRRGPAETGRQDQPQGPGLRTRLLITALTGAGLGGVWLAMRAEKERWQQQRRTEALRQAAVGQGDFSLLDHRGQARCKADFRGQWVLMYFGFTHCPDICPEELEKLVQVVRQLEAEPGLPPVQPIFITVDPERDDVAAMAHYVQDFHPRLLGLTGSAEQVAQVSRSYRVYYSAGPKDEDQDYIVDHSIAIYLLSPDGLFTDYYGRARSAEQVADSVRRHMAAFRSVLH from the coding sequence ATGCTGTTGCTGGCTCAGGCACCCAAGGCTTGGCACAGGCTCTTTCAGCTCAAGCCTCCAGCTCTCCCTAGGACCCCAGGAGGAGAGGCCCAGCATGTGAGGTACCGGCTCCTATCAAGGCGGGGCCCTGCAGAGACGGGAAGGCAGGAccagccccagggccctgggCTACGAACTAGGTTGCTGATCACAGCCTTgactggggctgggctgggtggggtCTGGCTGGCCATGAGAGCCGAGAAGGAGCGGTGGCAGCAGCAACGACGGACAGAGGCCCTGCGCCAAGCTGCCGTGGGCCAGGGTGACTTCAGCCTGCTGGATCACCGGGGCCAGGCTCGCTGCAAAGCTGACTTCCGGGGCCAGTGGGTGCTGATGTACTTCGGCTTCACTCACTGCCCTGACATCTGCCCCGAGGAACTGGAGAAGCTGGTGCAGGTGGTGCGGCAGCTGGAGGCGGAGCCTGGCCTGCCCCCCGTGCAGCCCATCTTCATTACGGTGGACCCCGAGCGGGATGACGTGGCGGCCATGGCCCACTACGTGCAGGACTTCCACCCCAGGCTGCTGGGCCTGACCGGCTCTGCTGAGCAGGTTGCCCAGGTGAGCCGCAGCTACCGCGTGTACTACAGCGCTGGCCCCAAGGACGAGGACCAGGATTACATCGTGGACCATTCCATCGCCATCTACCTGCTCAGCCCTGACGGCCTCTTCACAGACTACTACGGCAGGGCCAGGTCGGCCGAGCAGGTCGCAGACAGTGTGCGGCGCCACATGGCTGCCTTCCGCAGCGTCCTGCACTGA
- the LOC137202961 gene encoding collagen alpha-1(I) chain-like: protein MTQGILEADSPGWGWDGDGDEDWDGVVLTLLALAVVAATALALHWFGSGQDQEAAGPASTAPRPSQVGGPGPALPPKSKVSGGAEGHSPGQEKPHPPGRGQGSPAAAGAQDQEPPRGEGLAATATPPLKTPGEVASGGALGQQRGDATPEAPRGKGREPRRPGAALLGQSKAEGTSAPLLIHFTPRSPGGEVEVQVEAGGVQAKAPAHQALVHMVERDTSPWQQGVASPGSLGRGPGSRRWQVDRSSGERTCRSPRLDPLSLGTVVSVWDSVGAASSLPAGSQGLPLPQELPPSYTLKTSPPMDVSERGPGKSSPQQAPVLALDSGAKATESREAGTLAPRESQRSPASVEGWPRVRREVLVTGSFSEAPGSRGLSQEGPQGGHRLLSQGEGTTEASTAGEAGANGSGDHPFFSSGPEGTKEQGGHSVTEGRGSLQGQVAGGSDRGKRAAEVRSCVPSPSPSLTSSSHTPKPLPPTAHPHPGLLPVAPTPLNSSLSVSLPPRVGQGPAEDENLKAGPSPAPGPSPVTAAAPAPGPSPAPGPSPVTAAAPAPGPSPVTAAAPAPGPSPAPGPSPVTAAAPAPGPSPAPGPSPVTAAAPAPGPSPAPGPSPWVKACTSEAQCGSLQGQSGGAVLN, encoded by the exons ATGACCCAGGGCATCTTGGAGGCTGACAGCCCCGGCTGGGGCTGGGACGGGGATGGGGACGAAGACTGGGATGGCGTCGTGCTGACCCTGCTGGCGCTGGCTGTGGTGGCCGCCACGGCACTAGCTTTGCACTGGTTTGGCTCCGGGCAGGACCAGGAGGCGGCAGGTCCAGCATCCACAGCCCCTCGACCTTCACAGGTGGGAGGACCTGGGCCAGCCCTGCCCCCGAAATCCAAGGTCAGTGGTGGTGCCGAGGGACACAGCCCAGGGCAGGAGAAGCCACACCCTCCAGGACGTGGCCAGGGGAGTccagctgcagcaggggcccaggATCAGGAGCCCCCGCGAGGTGAAGGTCTGGCTGCTACAGCTACACCTCCACTCAAGACACCTGGTGAGGTGGCCAGCGGAGGGGCCTTGGGACAGCAGCGTGGTGATGCCACTCCAGAAGCCCCCCGAGGAAAAGGAAGGGAGCCTCGCAGGCCAGGTGCTGCCCTCCTGGGTCAGAGCAAAGCAGAGGGGACGTCTGCCCCCCTCCTGATACACTTCACCCCCCGGAGTCCTGGCGGAGAAGTGGAGGTGCAGGTAGAAGCAGGAGGCGTCCAAGCCAAGGCACCAGCTCACCAGGCCCTCGTCCACATGGTGGAACGGGACACCAGCCCCTGGCAGCAAGGTGTGGCGTCACCTGGCTCACTGGGGAGGGGCCCAGGCAGCCGCCGGTGGCAGGTGGACCGCAGCTCAGGAGAGAGAACCTGCCGCTCCCCAAGGCTGGACCCCCTGTCCCTGGGCACTGTGGTGAGTGTGTGGGATTCTGTGGGTGCAGCCAGCAGCCTCCCCGCGGGCTCCCAGGGGCTCCCTTTGCCCCAGGAGCTGCCCCCATCGTACACCCTGAAGACTAGTCCCCCGATGGATGTCTCAGAGAGGGGGCCTGGGAAGAGCAGCCCCCAACAAGCCCCAGTCCTAGCTCTGGACTCAGGAGCCAAAGCTACTGAGAGCAGGGAGGCTGGGACCCTGGCCCCCAGGGAGTCTCAGAGGTCCCCAGCCTCCGTGGAAGGTTGGCCCCGGGTGAGGAGGGAGGTCCTTGTCACCGGGAGCTTCAGCGAGGCCCCAGGCTCCAGGGGCCTATCACAAGAGGGGCCACAGGGGGGACACCGACTCTTGTCCCAAGGGGAGGGGACCACAGAGGCCAGCACTGCGGGTGAGGCTGGGGCTAACGGCTCTGGAGACCACCCTTTCTTCAGTTCAGGGCCTGAAGGGACAAAGGAGCAAGGGGGCCACAGTGTTACAGAAGGGAGAGGATCCCTGCAAGGCCAGGTGGCTGGCGGCTCTGACAGAGGGAAGCGAGCTGCAGAGGTTCGCAGCTGCGTGccctccccaagcccctcccTCACGTCCTCTTCACACACCCCTAAACCCCTCCCACCCACAGCACATCCCCATCCAGGTCTCTTACCTGTAGCCCCAACTCCTCTGAACTCCTCTCTGTCAGTCTCTTTGCCCCCCAGAGTTGGCCAGGGTCCTGCTGAGGATGAAAATCTCAAAGCAGGCccatcccctgccccaggcccatcCCCTGTCACAGCTGCAGCCCCTGCTCCAGGCccatcccctgccccaggcccatcCCCTGTCACagctgcagcccctgccccaggcccatcCCCTGTCACagctgcagcccctgccccaggcccatcccctgccccaggcccatcCCCTGTCACagctgcagcccctgccccaggcccatcccctgccccaggcccatcCCCTGTCACagctgcagcccctgccccaggcccatcccctgccccaggcccatcCCCT TGGGTCAAGGCTTGCACCTCAGAAGCCCAGTGTGGTTCTCTGCAAGGGCAGTCAGGAGGGGCAGTTCTCAACTAG
- the CIMAP1B gene encoding ciliary microtubule associated protein 1B: MGSEVWVGPWRPHRPRGPIAALYSGPGPKYKLPASTGYILHDPSRPRAPAFTFGARLPTQQTSCGPGPGHLVPARMTVRGRDGAPAYSIFGRPRHAAPFLTPGPGRYFPERAEKAAYPSAPRHTIAPRNWGLRAESQTPGPGTYTVPSLLGPRVVGKVSAPIYSIYGRSAEGSVCEDLSKTPGPCAYHVVSPGIYKPRAPQFSMLARTSLPQGNSLNPGPAAYNVDQVLCSSESRHRKPRGWSFGIRHSDYLAPMVIDVDD; this comes from the exons ATGGGCTCGGAAGTCTGGGTCGGCCCGTGGCGGCCGCACCGGCCCCGCGGCCCCATCGCAGCGCTCTACAGCGGCCCGGGGCCCAAGTACAAGCTGCCAGCCAGCACTG GTTACATCCTGCACGACCCGTCGCGGCCCCGCGCCCCCGCCTTCACCTTCGGCGCACGCCTCCCCACGCAGCAGACTTCGTGCGGCCCAGGGCCAGGTCACCTGGTGCCCGCTCGCATGACAGTGCGCGGCCGCGACGGCGCTCCCGCCTACTCCATCTTCGGCCGCCCGCGCCACGCAGCGCCCTTCCTCACTCCCGGACCGG GCAGGTACTTCCCGGAGCGAGCGGAGAAGGCGGCGTACCCCAGCGCGCCTCGGCACACCATCGCTCCCCGAAACTGGGGCCTCCGCGCAGAGTCGCAGACCCCAG GCCCCGGGACCTACACTGTGCCCTCGCTCCTGGGCCCGCGCGTCGTCGGTAAAGTCTCGGCGCCGATTTACTCCATCTACGGCCGCAGCGCGGAGGGCAGCGTCTGCGAGGACCTCAGTaag ACCCCCGGGCCCTGCGCCTACCATGTGGTGAGCCCTGGGATCTACAAGCCCCGGGCCCCCCAGTTCTCGATGCTGGCGCGGACTTCGCTCCCCCAAGGCAACAGCCTGAATCCCGGGCCTGCAGCCTACAACGTGGACCAGGTGCTCTGCAGTTCAGAGTCAAGG CACCGGAAGCCTCGCGGCTGGAGCTTCGGGATCCGGCACTCGGACTACCTGGCCCCGATGGTGATCGACGTGGATGACTGA
- the LOC137202649 gene encoding kelch domain-containing protein 7B-like has product MVLRSHPFPRPERPQGTVPRAALESPRDPSTSTPSENRESGSSPEKAIPSHEDRHGSAGLVTGAGTGGLAEAGARPQQSSTETKEAPTAGPPSGPRGERIEEKHPDSLPSGAAEPRAPSRPPEQTQPGSAPSPVTRQDSQPVPRPRKRSLCEISQSSEREASPAAPGQRRGQEPGEGPSPAGSGQVLTEKQKEARKLMVFLQRRGGWGVVEGPQKPRSSAAGALQRWLDLGSCLEALAFAQQHGDPRLAQKTYAWMSDNLLHVLGDPSLYRQLSGADRERILSLRTSRGQAVLGVLVLPSLYRVSRSGLTRDPRGVEETHAVRPVPPPPRTFLYVFHPRENAWRPLTQVPQEAPLRGCGLCTLHNYLFLAGGIRGSGAEAVCSNEVFCYNPLTDIWSQVRPMRQARAQLKLVALDGLLYAIGGECLYSMERYDPRTDTWTSCAPLPAGSFPVAHEAVACRGDIYVTGGHLFYRLLRYSPAKDAWDECPYSASHRRSSDIVALGGFLYRFDLLRGVGAAVMRYNTVTSSWSRAASLPLPDPAPLRCAVLGNTIYCLNHQVTATFKVSEGTAQFQAKELKPFPPGAKGVLCPFILTLPPVDPLQTAL; this is encoded by the coding sequence ATGGTTCTTAGGAGTCACCCCTTCCCCAGGCCAGAGAGGCCCCAAGGGACAGTCCCAAGGGCAGCTCTGGAGAGCCCCAGAGATCCCAGCACTTCCACACCCTCTGAGAACAGAGAGTCTGGCTCTTCCCCTGAAAAGGCCATCCCCAGCCATGAGGACAGGCATGGCTCGGCTGGACTGGTCACAGGGGCAGGCACAGGGGGCCTGGCTGAGGCTGGAGCTCGGCCACAGCAGAGCAGCACCGAGACCAAGGAGGCTCCCACCGCAGGCCCTCCCTCAGGCCCAAGAGGGGAGAGAATTGAGGAGAAACATCCAGACTCGCTGCCATCTGGAGCTGCAGAACCCAGGGCCCCCTCACGGCCACCGGAGCAGACCCAGCCTGGCTCTGCACCCTCCCCAGTTACAAGGCAGGACTCACAGCCTGTCCCCCGGCCACGGAAACGCAGCTTGTGCGAAATATCCCAGAGCTCTGAGCGTGAGGCCAgcccagcagccccagggcagCGCCGAGGACAGGAGCCCGGGGAGGGGCCCAGCCCTGCAGGCAGCGGGCAGGTCCTCACTGAGAAGCAGAAGGAGGCCCGAAAACTCATGGTGtttctgcagaggcgggggggctggggggtggtggaggggccCCAGAAGCCCAGATCCTCGGCGGCAGGGGCTCTGCAGCGATGGCTGGACCTGGGCAGCTGCCTGGAGGCACTGGCCTTTGCCCAGCAGCACGGGGACCCCCGCCTGGCCCAGAAGACCTATGCCTGGATGAGTGACAATCTGCTACACGTGCTGGGAGACCCGAGCCTCTACCGGCAGCTGAGTGGCGCTGACCGGGAGCGTATCCTGAGCCTTCGGACCAGCCGGGGCCAGGCGGTGCTGGGGGTCCTCGTGCTGCCCAGCCTCTACCGGGTGAGCCGCTCGGGGCTCACAAGGGACCCTCGTGGGGTGGAAGAAACTCACGCGGTGCGGCCCGTGCCCCCGCCTCCCCGCACGTTCCTGTACGTGTTCCACCCCCGGGAGAACGCGTGGCGGCCCCTGACCCAGGTGCCCCAGGAGGCCCCGCTCCGGGGCTGCGGTCTCTGCACCCTGCACAACTATCTGTTCCTGGCGGGGGGCATCCGTGGATCCGGTGCCGAGGCCGTCTGCTCCAATGAGGTCTTCTGCTACAACCCTCTGACCGACATCTGGAGCCAGGTGCGGCCCATGCGGCAGGCGCGTGCCCAGCTCAAACTGGTGGCGCTGGACGGGCTGCTCTACGCCATTGGGGGCGAGTGTCTGTACAGCATGGAGCGCTACGACCCGCGCACGGACACCTGGACCTCCTGTGCCCCCCTCCCTGCAGGCAGCTTCCCCGTGGCTCACGAAGCTGTGGCCTGCCGGGGGGACATTTATGTTACCGGCGGCCACCTCTTCTACCGCCTGCTCAGGTACAGCCCCGCGAAGGACGCGTGGGACGAGTGCCCCTACAGTGCCAGCCACCGGCGGTCCAGCGACATTGTGGCTCTGGGGGGCTTCCTGTACCGCTTCGACCTGCTGCGGGGCGTGGGCGCCGCGGTGATGCGCTACAACACCGTGACAAGCTCCTGGAGCCGGGccgcctccctgcccctgcccgaCCCCGCCCCGCTCCGCTGCGCCGTGCTGGGCAACACCATTTACTGCCTCAACCACCAGGTCACAGCCACCTTCAAGGTCTCCGAGGGAACCGCCCAGTTCCAGGCCAAGGAGCTAAAGCCTTTTCCCCCGGGGGCCAAAGGGGTCCTCTGCCCATTCATCCTGACGCTGCCCCCCGTGGACCCGCTGCAGACTGCCCTCTGA
- the TYMP gene encoding LOW QUALITY PROTEIN: thymidine phosphorylase (The sequence of the model RefSeq protein was modified relative to this genomic sequence to represent the inferred CDS: inserted 1 base in 1 codon; deleted 1 base in 1 codon): MLLAIWRSMNLEETAALAKSGQQLEWPEAWCQYLAKTCPEAXVVAPALAACGCKHVPIVRRRGLGHVGGTWGKLESIHGFTVTQSPEHMQGLPGQVGHCIVGQSRKLVLADGILHEARDVTATVDSLPLITCDLTPDSGVHLLHVKDP, encoded by the exons ATGCTCTTGGCCATCTGGCGAAGCATGAATCTGGAGGAGACCGCGGCCCTGGCCAAGTCTGGGCAGCAGCTGGAGTGGCCGGAAGCCTGGTGCCAATACCTTGCCAAAACATGCCCTGAGG GAGTCGTGGCACCTGCCCTGGCTGCCTGTGGCTGCAAG CATGTACCAATAGTCAGAAGACGTGGTCTGGGGCACGTGGGA GGCACTTGGGGTAAACTGGAGTCTATTCATGGATTCACTGTCACCCAGAGCCCAGAGCAT ATGCAAGGGCTGCCAGGGCAAGTGGGCCACTGTATTGTGGGTCAGAGCAGGAAGCTTGTTCTTGCAGACGGAATCCTGCATGAAGCAAGAGATGTGACAGCCACTGTCGACAGCCTGCCACTCATCACGTGTGACCTGACCCCAGACTCTGGGGTCCACCTCCTGCATGTGAAAGACCCCTGA